CCTTCGTCCAGCCCCATCACCTCCAGTGCACGGACCCGTTCCACGCTGCTCCCCTCCACCCGTTGCTTTAGAGCCACTTGGCGACTGCGGCAAACACTTCCGTCAACAAGTTACGCAAGGTCAGGATGATAGGGCGGGCGGGCGCCGAGGCCGGCGGCGGCGGGGCCGATGATGGCGGCGGGCGGAGGCTACGACGCCGGCGGCAGGGCGGCCGATGTTGCGGTTGGCGATGCCATGAGTCGCTCCACGTGGCCGCTGATGCGGTGGGCGGAGGCTACGACCCGGCCTGCGGCGGACAGACGAATGTTGCCGCGGCGCGCCCGACCTCCTCCTCGTGCCCGATGAGGAAGTGATCGGCGCCGCTTACGACGACGGTCTGCGACAGGGCCGGCAGCGCGCGGCTGAGCTGCTCGAAGTCGCCGAGGCGGCAGTAGGGGTCGCGGTCACCGGCCAGCAGCAGGACCGGCTTTGCCAGAGAGGGCGCGGGCAACTCGCCCATCATGGCAAGGGGCGGGGCAACGGCCACGACGCAGGAGACCAGGTCGTGGGACGCCGAGGCGAGCGCGACCGCCGCGCCGAAGGAATAGCCGGCCAGGGCGACGTCGGAGACGCCGATCTCGGAGGCGAGGAACGCCAGGGCCGCGGCAGCATCGGCGGTCTCGCCGCGGCCGCCGGCATGAATGCCGCCGCTTCGGCCCACGCCCCGGAAATTGAAGCGCAGCGTGGCCTGGCCGGCCGCGCGAAGATGCTCGGCCAGCGCGATGACGACGTTGTTGTCCATCGAGCCGCCGTAGAGCGGATGCGGATGGCAGATGACCACGCCGCCGGCCGGCTGCTCGGGCAGGGACAGGCGGCCCTGCAGCCGCAGGTCGCCGCATGGGAAGAAGATGTCGCGCTCCATGGCTGGCCGGGATTAGGCGGCTGGCCGAGGTGGAGCAAGGGCGGGCGGCGCACATGGCGCTTGGGGCGATTGGCGCAGTGCACGAGCGAAGGTGGTCGGGGCGGGCCGCTCAACAATAGGAGATGAGAGGTTGTCGCATGCGCCATGCGGCCTTATAGTCCCTGGCGGAACGTAACGTTCATCCCTTCGGGGGCGATATGGGCTCGACGAAGGTCATGAAACAGGAGCTGCATGCCGAGCGCTCTGCCGACTCGTTAATCCGGTAGAAAACAACGTAACTGCGGATAACACCGATTACGCTCTCGCTGCTTAATTAGCAGCGACGTCCTGCCCTCACTCTCCCGCTGTGTGGGACAGGGCGTAATGATGCGGGATAGGGATCTGGTGCTACGCCGTCTGGCGCCAGCTCGAAACAGTAGACGGCTGGCTGTCCGGGAGCCCGTCCGTAGGCGCTCCGGCCAGTGAGATAAAATTACGGACTAAGCATGTAGAGGTTGTTGTGGATTGCTTTCGGACGGGGGTTCGATTCCCCCCGCCTCCACCATCCCGTGGTTTGCCAGACAACGGCAGACCACGGCAAACCAAGCCTAATTAGATAGTTAGCGGATACCCTCTCCGAAGGGCGTGGTCTGCTGT
This Candidatus Limnocylindrales bacterium DNA region includes the following protein-coding sequences:
- a CDS encoding alpha/beta fold hydrolase translates to MERDIFFPCGDLRLQGRLSLPEQPAGGVVICHPHPLYGGSMDNNVVIALAEHLRAAGQATLRFNFRGVGRSGGIHAGGRGETADAAAALAFLASEIGVSDVALAGYSFGAAVALASASHDLVSCVVAVAPPLAMMGELPAPSLAKPVLLLAGDRDPYCRLGDFEQLSRALPALSQTVVVSGADHFLIGHEEEVGRAAATFVCPPQAGS